The Patescibacteria group bacterium sequence ACCTATATCTTTATATACATCTCTGGCAATTTGAGCGGCATCAAATTTGGCAGTTGTAGTCACTTCTCCCATTATGACTAATTTTCCATGACCACCTAAAGCCTCCACTGCTACCCGACTAGTAGGATCTTGACGCAAACATTCATCTAAAATAGCGTCCGATATTTGATCACATACTTTATCAGGATGTCCATAAGTAATTTGTTCTGCAGTTTTCAACATTTTTGTATAATTAAATTATTAATTAAAAAACTCTCTTTTTATTATAGAGAGTAGATTCGTCATCTTTCCCTCCAAATAGGGTTGGACTTAGCACCTTTCTAAAAGTAGGTTGCTGACGGATCATAGAGCCAAATCTCTCCCCGTTCTCTTGATAATTTATATTAAATTTTACTACAAGTAGTATAAGGCATTTTGCTAAAAATGGCAAATATGACTATAATATAATTATAAAAAGTAAAAAATAAAATATGTTTCATGAACATTATTCAAGAAGTCTACTAAAATCAATTACCTGGTTTATTTTGGCTTTTATAATTACTTTCGTTATCTTGTCTATATTGAATCAAGATTGGCGTACTGGCTTATGGGAGGCTATTTTTGTACAAATATTAAAAGCTCTTTTCTATTATATACACGAAAGGATGTGGAATAAAACAAATTATGGACAAAAATTAAAAAAACCATCCCTAGTAATAAAATAAAAGTGCAGCTGTCAATTTTACAAAAGTTTATCCTCATTAAAACTTGGGAAAATAAAAAAAATACAATTTCCCGACAAATTTTTGATTCGTTTTATAGTTCTAAAAAAAATCCACCAGCTGCCAAGATAAGAGCCAATATTATTACCAAGAGTATTGAAAGATTGATTGATCGCGGATTACTAATAGGACTCGGCGAAAAAACCCAACACAAATTGTTTATCAACCAAGTCAGACTTACTCCAAAAGGAAAAAAAACGACCATCTCTCTCCTAGATCGTCAAGCTCAATTTCCTTTTATTAAAAAAATAAATAAAAAATAATTTACTCAATAACTATTTTTGTACCAACCTGGGACCACCAATATAGGGGTTCCATGTTTTCGTAGGCTACATTGACACAACCATGGCTCATCGGGTGACCAAAATTGTTGTGCCAATAAGCTCCGTGGATATAATATCCGTAGATACGCTTGGTAAAAAGCAAATTCCATTTGGTATTGGGATAATCATAGCCTATACCTCCATAATGTTTGGTGGGAAATTTTTGCATAACCTCAAAATCTCCAACTGGAGTATCCATCCCTCTTACTCCGGACGATATCTTAAATGAATCCATCATCTTATCACCAAAATAATAAGATAGACTTTGGTCTTTTATATTTACTTTGATAAGCTTCTCTATCTGTATTGGACGCATATCTAAAGGATCGTAAGCGTTGAGTACTTCCTGTCCATCACTATAGCCGTCATGGTCAGTATCAGTGTCCATCAAATCAGTGCCCAATAAAAGCTCCCAATTATCATTGAGATTATCACCATCTGAGTCAATCTGCATCAAACGAGCGCCATCGCCTTTGAGAGGCGAATAACCATACTTTATCTCTTCACCGTCAGAAAAACCATCTCCATCAGTATCTGGATTTTTGTGATCAGTATAATATATCTGGATTTCATATAAATCATTTAAACCATCACCGTCACTATCCGCCAAAACTTGAGCCAAACATAAACCAGGAAAAAATAAAAAAAGGCCAGCTGTAAATATAAATACTTTTATATTCATAATTAAATTATAACATATTTTACAGATAAATATAATAAATATTGACTAAAGGTGGTTTTTAGGTTACATTATTTAAATAATCTCGGCCCTTTTCATTTGCAACATAGAAAGGAGGTTTTGACAGTTCAAGGATGAAC is a genomic window containing:
- a CDS encoding DUF2061 domain-containing protein, producing the protein MFHEHYSRSLLKSITWFILAFIITFVILSILNQDWRTGLWEAIFVQILKALFYYIHERMWNKTNYGQKLKKPSLVIK
- a CDS encoding L,D-transpeptidase, with protein sequence MNIKVFIFTAGLFLFFPGLCLAQVLADSDGDGLNDLYEIQIYYTDHKNPDTDGDGFSDGEEIKYGYSPLKGDGARLMQIDSDGDNLNDNWELLLGTDLMDTDTDHDGYSDGQEVLNAYDPLDMRPIQIEKLIKVNIKDQSLSYYFGDKMMDSFKISSGVRGMDTPVGDFEVMQKFPTKHYGGIGYDYPNTKWNLLFTKRIYGYYIHGAYWHNNFGHPMSHGCVNVAYENMEPLYWWSQVGTKIVIE